One genomic region from Glaciimonas sp. PAMC28666 encodes:
- a CDS encoding EAL domain-containing protein: MLEDNEFQRKALLMGLTAMGVGYIAEATDGREALDLLAQNKIGFDFTICDLRMDVMDGIEFLRFAPAQRIGSVILTSAMKEDLLRSAEAVAKDYGVRIAGRITKPIDFSFLRKIMSSDEAMPEVQAMVEEESRLRLWTKNDLIAALALEQFVPFFQPKVQFTKVPFGVEILARWRHPDLGDISPSEFVPLMELHGLIDQLTEQLLRKALDSMKIWREVEPQMGIALNASRSTLQNVAIPNRWRAIANEHLVEPESITIEVTETALATDYEGLLETVTRLRMHGFNLSLDDFGTGYSSLQQLSRMPFSEIKIDRSFVTGAEGTTRSMAILNSIFDLAKNLNLSTVAEGIESESDAAFIQSLGCDAGQGYYFAKPMAGDDLLRWLGRSKPHPLDS, encoded by the coding sequence GTGCTTGAGGATAACGAATTTCAGCGCAAAGCACTTTTAATGGGTTTGACGGCAATGGGTGTTGGTTACATTGCTGAGGCTACCGACGGTCGTGAGGCACTTGACCTGCTTGCGCAAAATAAAATTGGATTTGATTTTACGATTTGCGATTTGCGAATGGACGTAATGGACGGTATAGAATTTCTTCGTTTTGCACCCGCGCAGCGTATCGGGTCAGTCATCCTTACTTCAGCGATGAAAGAGGACCTCCTGCGGTCTGCGGAGGCGGTCGCGAAGGATTACGGCGTCCGGATTGCTGGCAGGATCACCAAGCCGATCGATTTTTCGTTTCTAAGAAAAATTATGTCTTCCGATGAAGCTATGCCAGAAGTTCAGGCGATGGTTGAAGAGGAATCGAGATTAAGGTTATGGACCAAAAATGACCTGATCGCCGCGCTTGCGCTTGAACAGTTCGTTCCTTTTTTTCAGCCAAAGGTGCAGTTTACGAAGGTACCGTTCGGCGTTGAAATTCTGGCGCGCTGGCGTCATCCGGACCTGGGTGATATTTCTCCCTCGGAATTCGTGCCATTGATGGAACTGCATGGTCTGATCGATCAACTGACAGAACAGTTACTTCGCAAAGCACTTGATTCAATGAAAATATGGCGTGAGGTGGAGCCGCAAATGGGTATCGCACTTAACGCGTCCCGCTCGACGTTACAAAACGTGGCTATCCCTAATCGCTGGAGGGCGATTGCGAACGAACATTTGGTAGAGCCGGAATCGATCACCATTGAGGTAACCGAAACGGCGCTGGCCACGGATTACGAAGGATTACTGGAAACTGTCACACGTTTGCGTATGCACGGTTTTAACTTATCGCTGGACGATTTTGGCACCGGTTATTCCTCTTTGCAGCAATTGAGTCGGATGCCGTTTTCGGAAATTAAAATAGATCGCTCTTTTGTTACTGGTGCCGAAGGGACTACGCGCTCAATGGCGATACTCAATTCGATATTCGATTTGGCAAAAAATCTCAACCTCTCAACCGTCGCCGAGGGAATTGAGTCTGAGAGTGATGCGGCATTTATTCAGTCGCTGGGGTGTGACGCAGGGCAGGGATATTACTTTGCCAAACCGATGGCTGGTGATGACCTGCTTCGGTGGCTGGGGCGATCAAAGCCCCACCCTTTGGATTCGTAA
- a CDS encoding Hpt domain-containing protein → MLNPAVLITRKADVRWLEECLSADMKFFDPAVLMEAVEQNKELFGALSRVFLRICPEIIQRLEEAIEIENLLDTANQAHTLASCMFVVGAIRVGEKLEEIERDARQKTHMFSSVEFVEMKLMLFQVMAEVEHNLLSEIGESAALLQIVPN, encoded by the coding sequence ATGCTGAACCCCGCAGTGTTGATAACCCGGAAGGCAGATGTTAGGTGGCTTGAGGAATGTTTGTCGGCTGACATGAAATTTTTTGATCCTGCTGTTCTGATGGAAGCTGTTGAGCAAAACAAGGAATTATTTGGTGCGTTGTCACGGGTGTTTCTACGGATTTGTCCCGAGATCATTCAGCGTTTAGAAGAAGCTATAGAAATTGAAAATTTATTAGATACGGCAAATCAGGCTCATACGCTGGCGAGTTGTATGTTCGTGGTTGGTGCGATACGTGTGGGTGAAAAGTTGGAAGAAATTGAGCGTGATGCACGTCAAAAAACACACATGTTCAGCAGCGTCGAATTTGTTGAAATGAAGCTGATGCTTTTTCAGGTTATGGCGGAGGTTGAACACAATTTGTTGTCCGAAATCGGAGAGTCGGCAGCTCTGCTTCAAATTGTTCCCAACTAA
- a CDS encoding response regulator, producing the protein MSPKILIVAETQAESNALHEAVELEASAVWSMSYLPQAIKVFAEKRPDVLILSFSSACAAEHFVIRLGRECELFLAISAQILLLCDDDQFMPAVAFYANGPFDACLVGRPLSRAIELKSAVDQAFERRLSIFSKRKISRIRLPLSDKKLILVIEDDHVYSELLQCVLRANGFQVMAAGDGVQALSILRNFTPSLILLDIVMPSIDGISVLMQIKNCDLLSTIPVIVHTGMTVPEVFDDTNKYNASGMLHKPIDQATLLRKINACLLAENL; encoded by the coding sequence ATGAGTCCTAAAATTCTGATTGTTGCAGAGACTCAAGCCGAATCGAACGCCTTGCACGAGGCTGTCGAGTTGGAGGCATCTGCCGTTTGGTCTATGTCTTATCTACCTCAGGCGATTAAGGTTTTTGCAGAAAAACGTCCTGACGTATTAATTTTATCTTTCTCAAGTGCCTGCGCTGCAGAGCATTTTGTTATTAGGTTAGGCCGTGAGTGTGAGCTTTTTTTAGCTATTTCAGCGCAGATATTATTACTTTGCGACGACGATCAATTCATGCCGGCCGTAGCATTTTACGCAAATGGTCCCTTTGATGCCTGTCTTGTGGGGCGACCTTTATCACGCGCGATTGAGTTGAAGTCGGCTGTAGATCAGGCATTCGAGCGAAGACTGTCTATATTTTCCAAGAGAAAAATTTCCCGGATTCGGCTTCCGCTATCAGACAAAAAACTGATACTTGTTATCGAGGACGATCACGTATATAGCGAACTCCTGCAATGTGTTTTACGTGCAAACGGCTTTCAGGTAATGGCGGCGGGAGACGGGGTGCAAGCCTTGTCCATATTACGCAACTTTACGCCGTCGCTTATTTTGCTCGATATTGTCATGCCCAGCATTGATGGTATTTCTGTTTTGATGCAAATAAAGAACTGCGATTTATTGAGTACGATACCTGTGATTGTTCATACGGGAATGACCGTGCCGGAGGTATTTGACGATACCAATAAATACAACGCGTCGGGCATGCTACACAAACCGATTGACCAGGCAACTTTATTGCGGAAGATTAATGCGTGTCTCCTTGCCGAGAACCTTTGA
- a CDS encoding Hpt domain-containing protein, which produces MNLARNNEMDERAIDLDILREFVGDDADILKHFLGRFFDALRTGMLNMRSMILLEQWTEVSALVHTLKTSALAIGAVKFATLCGAIEKLAALPLTCESEIDPRKILIQELNRSFIDVENAVNDVLPLVAPRWSTNES; this is translated from the coding sequence ATGAATTTAGCCCGCAACAACGAAATGGACGAGCGCGCAATTGATCTTGATATCTTGCGTGAGTTTGTCGGTGATGACGCCGATATTCTTAAGCATTTTCTTGGCCGTTTTTTTGATGCTCTTCGTACAGGTATGTTGAATATGCGAAGCATGATTCTCTTGGAGCAATGGACTGAAGTCTCAGCGCTTGTGCATACGTTGAAGACTTCAGCGCTGGCGATCGGCGCTGTCAAATTTGCCACCTTATGCGGGGCAATAGAAAAATTGGCTGCATTACCGTTAACATGTGAGTCAGAAATTGATCCTAGGAAAATTCTCATTCAGGAACTGAATAGGTCCTTCATTGATGTGGAAAATGCCGTCAACGACGTGCTACCGCTCGTCGCTCCGCGATGGAGTACGAATGAGTCCTAA
- a CDS encoding response regulator, with translation MIKKRHPIVVVEDNEMNKQLLSFQLKHIGFDHVIVLSNGEDAIDWLSKNECLIVLADCQMPKMDGYEMTMRIRQDEKITGRHLTIIAITASAAENDKALCFASGMDDYLCKPTQIAMIKTVLSRWIREDKE, from the coding sequence ATGATAAAAAAAAGACACCCCATTGTCGTTGTCGAAGATAACGAAATGAACAAACAGCTGCTGAGTTTTCAATTAAAGCATATTGGTTTCGACCACGTGATCGTGCTATCTAATGGCGAGGACGCAATCGACTGGCTGTCAAAAAATGAATGCCTGATTGTCCTCGCCGACTGTCAGATGCCGAAAATGGATGGGTATGAAATGACCATGAGAATTAGGCAAGATGAAAAAATAACCGGACGTCATCTCACCATCATCGCAATTACTGCAAGTGCGGCGGAAAATGATAAAGCACTTTGCTTCGCGTCTGGAATGGACGATTACTTGTGCAAGCCTACGCAAATTGCAATGATCAAAACAGTTTTGTCGCGATGGATTCGGGAAGATAAAGAATGA
- a CDS encoding PleD family two-component system response regulator: MEDNPLLVGLYKNALAALTDVCFVIAVNGLQGLIQTCENGPDIIIADLDMPDLDGFKMVNILHLDPVYRHVPLIIISGLKEADILARGGLPDGASFIRKKNFSPLELRTLVTNRMEKKGSECISN, translated from the coding sequence GTGGAAGATAATCCTTTATTAGTCGGCCTATACAAAAACGCGTTGGCAGCTCTAACAGACGTCTGCTTCGTTATTGCGGTCAACGGACTTCAAGGATTGATACAAACCTGTGAAAATGGCCCTGACATCATCATCGCAGATCTGGATATGCCAGATCTGGACGGCTTTAAGATGGTGAATATATTGCACCTTGATCCAGTCTATCGCCATGTCCCGCTAATCATCATTTCAGGGCTAAAAGAAGCGGATATTCTTGCCCGGGGCGGGTTACCTGATGGCGCTTCGTTCATCCGGAAAAAAAATTTTTCACCACTTGAATTGCGGACTTTGGTAACGAACAGGATGGAAAAAAAGGGCAGCGAGTGCATATCAAACTAG
- a CDS encoding response regulator transcription factor, with product MDMPTQDTTLKMIRIVVVEDDSAFREIVVLSLLNRGYQATGVHDSAALYRELIERPADIVVLDVELSGDNGFTIANQLRAMQRTRLLGIIMLTSHSDLQTRVEGLESGADMFLTKPANPREITATIDSLYRRLNLNAEAQGSRPWRFVRNEWKLIAPSGAEIMLTHLETLLVDILVEGRGRPVSRRIIISTALQQDPLAYDERRLEAVISRLRRKIAKTYGSSQPIKVAHSVGYIFADPIERE from the coding sequence ATGGACATGCCGACTCAAGACACCACTCTAAAGATGATCCGGATTGTTGTAGTGGAAGATGACAGTGCTTTCCGCGAAATCGTTGTACTTAGTCTTCTTAATCGTGGCTATCAAGCAACCGGAGTACACGATAGTGCGGCCTTATATCGAGAACTGATAGAGCGCCCCGCAGACATCGTGGTGCTGGACGTCGAGTTGTCGGGCGATAACGGCTTTACGATAGCGAATCAACTTCGCGCCATGCAGCGAACGCGTCTTTTGGGGATCATTATGCTGACCTCCCATAGCGACTTGCAGACGCGCGTGGAAGGGCTCGAGAGTGGGGCCGATATGTTTCTCACGAAGCCCGCAAATCCGAGAGAGATCACAGCCACCATCGATAGCCTATATCGCAGACTGAACCTTAACGCAGAAGCGCAAGGTAGCAGACCGTGGCGTTTTGTAAGAAACGAGTGGAAACTCATCGCACCTTCTGGCGCTGAAATAATGCTAACCCATCTTGAGACGCTATTGGTCGATATCCTGGTCGAAGGTCGCGGGCGCCCGGTCAGCAGGAGGATTATTATTTCAACCGCGCTGCAGCAAGATCCCCTAGCTTATGATGAGCGTAGATTAGAGGCTGTAATAAGTCGATTAAGAAGAAAAATTGCGAAGACCTACGGGTCGTCACAACCCATTAAAGTTGCTCACTCGGTAGGTTATATATTTGCTGATCCAATTGAACGCGAGTAA
- a CDS encoding undecaprenyl-phosphate glucose phosphotransferase: MLLRRLADVILLAAAAPLASYWRFGIDLNSIAPIHTILLCLCCTLVLLGFTQSETTGAWGERLAADIFVRLITSWAFVLLLGLFFCFLIHGVGRLSRLWLFYWYLTGISFLSLYRLATYFVFVLVQRRGFNIKRVMIVGYDQTGQEMHKRALQQYGYDVVAVYADEQDAVNLKSAYPTRIKTFNAINAYSQENNIHEIWITLPISASAQLMDLQYLLRNSLVNVRWAPDLLGLQMINYKMVDFLGLATVDLNRPVSRGSRGIIKHLFDKVFSAIVLTTLLPMFALIAIGIKCSSPGPIFFTQARLGLNGKKFMVYKFRSMAMHQERSGLSQATQNDVRITPFGQFLRRTSLDELPQFVNVLLGDMSVVGPRPHALQHNAKYEEILELYMARHRVRPGITGWAQIHGLRGETDTVDKMEKRVQFDMHYIQNWSLLMDMRIVIWTAFNGWSGENAY, encoded by the coding sequence ATGCTTTTAAGGCGCCTGGCTGATGTGATTCTTTTGGCTGCGGCCGCACCGCTCGCCAGTTACTGGCGCTTCGGGATCGATCTAAATTCCATCGCCCCAATCCATACCATTTTGCTTTGCCTATGCTGCACTCTCGTATTGTTAGGATTCACCCAATCCGAGACAACGGGTGCCTGGGGCGAGCGGCTTGCCGCGGATATTTTTGTGCGATTAATTACATCGTGGGCTTTCGTTCTGTTACTCGGTTTATTTTTTTGTTTTCTAATCCACGGCGTTGGTCGGCTGTCACGCCTATGGCTTTTTTATTGGTATTTGACCGGCATTTCATTCTTATCTCTTTACAGACTAGCCACTTATTTCGTCTTCGTTCTTGTACAACGACGCGGTTTTAATATTAAACGCGTCATGATCGTAGGCTACGATCAAACCGGTCAGGAAATGCATAAACGCGCGCTGCAGCAATATGGCTACGACGTAGTTGCTGTGTACGCTGACGAACAAGATGCTGTTAATCTCAAGAGCGCATACCCCACGCGGATCAAAACCTTTAATGCGATAAATGCGTACTCACAGGAAAACAACATTCATGAAATTTGGATTACGTTGCCCATCAGTGCTTCGGCGCAGTTAATGGACCTTCAATACCTGCTCCGTAATTCGCTGGTGAATGTTCGCTGGGCACCCGATTTGCTGGGACTGCAAATGATCAACTATAAAATGGTCGATTTTTTGGGCCTCGCGACAGTAGATTTAAATCGCCCTGTTTCCCGCGGTTCACGAGGAATCATTAAGCATCTGTTCGACAAAGTATTTTCTGCGATAGTGCTAACCACATTACTCCCAATGTTTGCTCTGATTGCCATAGGAATTAAATGCTCCTCACCCGGCCCCATATTTTTTACCCAAGCGAGACTAGGTCTGAACGGTAAAAAATTTATGGTGTACAAATTCCGGTCGATGGCGATGCATCAAGAACGTAGTGGACTTTCACAGGCCACACAAAACGATGTACGCATCACGCCTTTCGGACAATTTCTCAGACGCACCAGCCTGGATGAGCTTCCGCAATTTGTTAATGTATTGCTTGGTGATATGTCGGTCGTCGGACCACGACCGCACGCTCTTCAGCACAATGCCAAATACGAAGAAATTTTAGAGCTATATATGGCCCGTCATCGTGTAAGACCCGGCATCACCGGTTGGGCACAAATCCACGGTCTGCGAGGAGAAACCGATACCGTCGATAAAATGGAAAAACGGGTACAGTTTGATATGCACTACATACAGAACTGGTCGCTTCTGATGGATATGCGTATCGTGATCTGGACCGCATTCAATGGATGGTCAGGGGAAAATGCGTATTAA